CGAGGTCAGCCGTCGTGTCGGCACCTACTCGCTGGGCATGCGACAGCGGCTCGGCATCGCGCTGGCGCTGCTCGGTGACCCGGAGGTCCTAGTGCTCGACGAGCCCGCCAACGGACTCGACCCGCAGGGCATCGTGTGGCTGCGTCACCTGGTGGCCGCTATCGCCCTGACACTGGCCTTCGCCGCCGGTGGAGCCATGACCCGCGTCCAGGGGTTTTCCGGCGTCGCCGCCCTGGCTGTCGCACCCGCCGGGACTCTGCTGACGGTGGTGGCGATCCTGGCCACCACCAGCGAATACGCCAACCGCAGCGTGATGGGTACCTACCTCCTGGAACCTCATCGCGGACGTGTGCTGGCGGCCCGGGCGCTGGCGCTGGTCGTCGTCACGCTCGTTTCCTATGGGCTCATCTACCTGGCCGCGGTGCCGGTGAACTTCATCGCGGCCGCGTTCAAGAACACCACTCCCGACTGGTCGGTGGACGGTGTGCTGCTGACCGGTGTCGTGCTCGTCGCAGTGCTCTACGTGCTGGAGGCCTACGCCATGGGCCTGCTGTTGCTCAATGGTCCCACTGCCATCGTCATGATCCTGGTGCAGCCCATGGTCTTCAACATGATCCGCACCGCGCTGCCCCAGCATGCCGGGGCGCTGGCCTGGGTCGATCCGACTACCCCGTCGGCGATGCTCCGGCAGGGCAGCTACACTCCGGTGGAATGGGCGACGACCGGCACGGGGGTCGCGATCTGGCTGGTCGTCCCCGCCATCGCAGGGGTGTTGCGGGTGCTGCGTAAGGAGGTCAGTTAATGAGGGTCACTCGTGTAGGGATTCCCACGGGTGGGGCGGCGGATTCGTTGGAACCCTGACCGGTGGCGGCACCGTCGGTGACGGATAGCTGCCGACGCTTTACTGCAGGTGTGGAAAGGCTCTCAGACTATGGTGCTGTGAACTTTCGTTAGGCAGAATTGGTCAATGCCGTTCATGAGAAAGCGGGGGCTATCGCTGGAGGACCAGGTCCTGGAGCTGGCCGTCCAGGAATTCCGGGCCCGCGGCTTTGAATCCCGGGTCGAGGGAACAGGTGATGACACGGCGCTCACCCTGCTCGATCCCGCTGGGCAGGAAAGCCACACGTTCATGCTCAAGAACACCTTCGACATGGCCCGCCGCACCCCTCCTGACGAATGGCCCCAGCTGGTGGCATACCGCATCGGCTCCGTCAGCGATGCGCTGTCAGCGCCCGAACCATCGGATCTGACGCCCGAGCAGCTGAGAGCTCAGATCAGGACTCGCCTGTACCCGCCTGAGGCGGGTCGCAGCTCGTATGAGCGGGTCATCGCCGAGGGCCTGGCCCTCGCGTTGACTCTCGACTTCCCGACGACCGTCGTGACCCTGACCGACCAGAACATCGAGGGCATCGCGCTCCCGCTCGACGAGCTGTATGCCGTCGGGCAGGCCAACACCGATTGCGAACCCATCGACGACCGGTTCGACCTGTCCGAGAATGTCTCAGCATTCACGGGGGAGTCGTTGTTCGTCGCCTCTCGTGCCGCCAACTGGGCCAGCCTGGTGCCGGAGGTCGTCGGACCGGCTCCGCTGGGTGTGGCCTTCGGGGTGCCCAGCCGGGAGGTCGTGTTCTACTCGGTCCTGCGTCACGCGGACTGGGCGGACCAGATCAGGGAACTGGCCTACCGGTTGAGCGACTACATCTCCGACCCCCGGTACACCCATCCCGGCGGGGTGGTCAGCGACAGCATCTATTACGCCTCGCCAGAGGGCGCAATCAGTCAGTTGGCCTTCTTCGCGAACCCGCAGGAGCTGGTGATGATTCCCGATCCGGGGTTTGAGCGGCGTTTCGTGAGCAGCTGAGGGACTCCGCGGCTACCTCGCTCCTGGCCCTGTGAGACCTCCTGGGAAAACGCCGAGTCGTGGGTTTGGCGCGGATCGTGCTCAGCCCGGTTTCGTCGTCATCCGGCGGGTGGCGATGTCGGCCACCAGTGCGCTGTCCAGCATCATCAGGGCACGCCGCATGCTGACGCCGTCGATGCCCTCGACCGTGTCGATGCGTGGCTTGGTCGGAGTCCCCGTGGGGCGCTGCGCCACCAGCGTCGCGACGGCGTCCAGTCGGTCTGTGATGTCTCGGCTGAGCATGTGCCTGGCGCGGCCTCGCTGCGACAGTTCGACGGCGAATGCTTCGTGCTCGTCGATGACCTTGGGGTCCTCGCTCAGCAGCATGGTGCCGGTGGAGCGCAGCAGCTGCAGCCCACGGGCCAGGTCGCCGCCGCCGAACTCGGCGACGGCGTCACGCAGGATCGGGTTCTTGTCCCCGACCTCCTCCGCCAGCAGCACCAGATGTGCTCCCATGATGCGCTCCTTGTGGCGGGTGTGTTCGTCCTCGCAGCTGAGGTGGTGGCGTTCCTGGTCGGGGCTAGACATGGCGGTGGCGTCGAGCAGTTCTCCGGGCCGGTCGTCGAGGGTCTCCCGCAGCCGCAGCGGCTTGATGCACAACGTCGCAGCCAGCGACAGCGTCGTCAGCAACGGCAGCAGCAGGAACACCGACGACATCGCATCGGCCAGGGCGGAGCGCAGCACATCGGCCAGCGGCGCCGGCAGACCCGCCAGCGACTCCGGTGTCAGCACGACGTTCGGATCCAGGCCCTCCGGTGGCGTCAGCGCCCGCAGTTCAGGAGTCAGACGGTTGTCGATTCCGCCCATCAGGTGGGTGGTCATGATCGTCCCGGCGATGGCGGTGCCCAGCGTCGAGCCGATGTTGCGGAAGAACTGCAGGCCTGATGTGGCGACCCCGAGGTCACGGCGCTGCACGGCGTTCTGGATGGCGAGCACATACAGCTGGAAGCTCATGCCGTAGCCAAGCCCGTAGATGGCCGTGGTCAGCAACGCCTCCAGCGAGGTGGACGAGGAGCTGAGGCGCATCACCAGGATGGCGCCCACCACTTGAATGGCGCTG
The sequence above is drawn from the Arachnia rubra genome and encodes:
- a CDS encoding ABC transporter ATP-binding protein, whose product is MITITELTKRYGRGTRQVVAVDRISFDVAPGTVTGFLGPNGAGKSTTLRILCGLADATSGSALIGGVSYRQLPNPGHTVGALLDASATHPGRTGTETLRLAAMSMGADRDRVTELLDLVGLTRPEVSRRVGTYSLGMRQRLGIALALLGDPEVLVLDEPANGLDPQGIVWLRHLVAAIALTLAFAAGGAMTRVQGFSGVAALAVAPAGTLLTVVAILATTSEYANRSVMGTYLLEPHRGRVLAARALALVVVTLVSYGLIYLAAVPVNFIAAAFKNTTPDWSVDGVLLTGVVLVAVLYVLEAYAMGLLLLNGPTAIVMILVQPMVFNMIRTALPQHAGALAWVDPTTPSAMLRQGSYTPVEWATTGTGVAIWLVVPAIAGVLRVLRKEVS